The Malassezia japonica chromosome 8, complete sequence genome includes a window with the following:
- a CDS encoding uncharacterized protein (EggNog:ENOG503P759; COG:S) yields MTTPEMYAVADFCLIPMGTPTTSVGEYITECQRVLDGMAEQGIRYEVRFSSNPDAALQKCHEAVHALGVERIATDIRLGTRTDKPSGSQDTAHWAQGLTENQRKRESVLRRLDAKDA; encoded by the exons ATGACGACTCCGGAGATGTATGCTGTGGC GGACTTTTGCC TGATCCCGATGGGaacgccgacgacgtcggtcggcgagtACATTACAGAGTGCCAGCGTGTGCTCGACGGCATGGCCGAGCAGGGTATTCGATACGAGGTGCGTTTCTCTTCTAACCCAGATGCA GCGCTGCAAAAATGCCACGAAGCCGTGCACGCGCtgggcgtcgagcgcatcgcgacgGATATCCGCCTTGGCACGCGCACGGACAAGCCGTCCGGCTCACAGGACACTGCGCACTGGGCACAGGGCCTGACGGAAAaccagcgcaagcgcgagaGCGTGCTGCGTCGGCTCGATGCAAAGGACGCGTAG
- the DBP8 gene encoding RNA helicase (EggNog:ENOG503NVJF; COG:A): protein MDERRSVSSFSALGISQALVRALKMLAITVPTPIQAATIPAILEGRDVIGGAETGSGKTLAFALPILNQLAKDMAGGFAVILTPTRELGVQLHEQFLAVGQGSRMGLKCALVLGGMDMVKQATELAGQRPHIIVATPGRLVDLLSSGGAQEWGLERCKYVVLDEADRLLSPTFANELAYLFSILPPARMRQTLLFTATLTPEIEKLTQKKPEGDKLPPLLRKIEMSTTTPATLTQEYIFCPSHVREPYLVHLLHHAPCQQAKPRADAAQSVYRKGARKEVPVEDEVPLPMTIIFASRCRSAELLSRMLTELGIPNVSLHSMLHQSKRLENLQTFRAKRVPILISTDVGSRGLDIPDVQMVVNWDVPAAWEDYVHRVGRTARKGKQGWAVSFVTEHDVELIQSIEEKIQTQLTERELPESKVLERLSEVTAAKRVAAMALHDEHFGEQRERNKKKAQLAQGQAPRPKKRKVKASE, encoded by the coding sequence ATGGACGAACGGCGGAGTGTGTCGAGCTTCTCCGCGCTGGGTATCTCCCAGGCGCTGGTACGTGCTCTCAAGATGCTTGCGATCACTGTACCCACCCCCATTCAAGCTGCGACGATCCCTGCGATTCTCGAGGGCCGCGACGtgatcggcggcgcagagaCCGGCTCCGGCAAGACGCTGGCGTTCGCACTGCCGATCCTCAATCAGCTCGCCAAAGATATGGCCGGCGGATTTGCGGTGATCCTCACTCCCACAcgtgagctcggcgtgcagctgcacgagcagTTCCTTGCCGTCGGGCAAGGCAGCCGCATGGGCCTCAAGTGTGCCTTGGTCCTCGGCGGGATGGATATGGTGAAGCAGGCGACCGAGCTGGCGGGTCAGCGCCCTCACATTATTGTCGCGACACCCGGACGCCTCGTGGACCTGCTgtcgtcgggcggcgcgcaggaaTGGGGCCTCGAGCGCTGCAAGTACGTggtgctggacgaggccgaccgcCTGCTCTCGCCGACGTTTGCTAACGAGCTCGCGTACCTCTTTTCGATTCTTCCTCCTGCACGCATGCGCCAGACGCTCCTATTCACAGCGACGCTCACGCCCGAGATTGAAAAGCTGACACAAAAGAAGCCCGAAGGAGACAAGCTTCCcccgctcctgcgcaaaATCGAGatgtcgacgacgacccccgcgacgctcacgcAAGAGTACATCTTTTGCCCTTCGCACGTGCGCGAGCCGTACCTGGTGCATCTGCTGCACCATGCACCGTGCCAGCAGGCCAAGCCGCGCgcggatgcggcgcagagcGTCTACCGCAAAGGCGCGCGCAAGGAGGTGCcggtcgaggacgaggtgccGCTCCCCATGACGATCATTTTTGCGTCGCggtgccgcagcgccgagctcctgtCGCGTATGCTCACAGAGCTCGGCATCCCGAACGTGTCGCTGCACTCGATGCTGCACCAGagcaagcgcctcgaaaACCTGCAAACCTTTCGTGCGAAACGTGTGCCGATTCTCATCTCGACCGACGTCGGGAGCCGTGGTCTGGACATTCCCGACGTGCAGATGGTGGTCAACTGGGACGTGCCCGCAGCGTGGGAGGACTATGTGCACCGTGTCGGCCGTACCGCGCGTAAAGGCAAGCAGGGCTGGGCCGTGAGCTTTGTGACGGAGCACGACGTGGAGCTCATCCAGAGCATCGAGGAAAAGATCCAAACGCAGCtcaccgagcgcgagctgccggagagcaaggtgctcgagcgcctttCCGAGGTCACTGCCGCGaaacgcgtcgcggccatGGCCCTGCACGACGAGCACTttggcgagcagcgcgagcgtaACAAGAA